In the Drosophila takahashii strain IR98-3 E-12201 chromosome 3R, DtakHiC1v2, whole genome shotgun sequence genome, one interval contains:
- the Hmx gene encoding homeobox protein Hmx isoform X1, whose translation MSSSEAEVDISVVSSPEPSPLGAAARDSPLLVRSPARSADGSSPPATPTHRSNTPNTAAGTPTTSASGGNGSHFHHSPSGGAVPPAVLHHHLQHHLSTLGGHPVALHHALHTFGHHLHPAHGATHPALLQHALTPTSQQQQQQQQQQLQVQQQHQSHLERLSPPMKSPERNGGEELQQGLSLNNNNSKALNHNNTCASAAAAAAAAAVAAANLSNNSNDSNGSSGGGGKSTTGSNGFTSFSISSILSRSEPAKKNGAAGLITPIPQLPQPGAGGPQDAAMLSRLGFISQWGALAGRYAALCPPGWPWAPQRLPFHSPTHDSSSTNTTENPPSPTSMSPNNNNNNSNATANSNQASKSPSHHPLHPLYHPAHNSQQQQQQQQQQQQQQQQQHPQQQQQHPQQHPHQPTTPTSSSSSGGGSSLAHHPHSHLAGSHGGYLLPSSSNESDEEGEEIIEEDDGTDGPSDSSSPHGDGNSKRKKKTRTVFSRAQVFQLESTFDLKRYLSSSERAGLAASLRLTETQVKIWFQNRRNKWKRQLAAELEAANMANMAHAAQRLVRVPVLYHDGTTAGFVPPPPPHHHPMQYYAAARNTSPPRPPLSSLV comes from the exons ATGTCTTCCTCCGAGGCCGAAGTTGACATCAGTGTGGTCTCCAGTCCGGAGCCGAGTCCTCTGGGCGCCGCCGCCCGCGACAGTCCGCTGCTGGTCCGCTCGCCGGCCCGCTCCGCCGACGGCAGTTCGCCGCCCGCCACGCCCACCCATCGCTCCAATACGCCCAATACGGCCGCCGGCACGCCCACCACCTCCGCCTCGGGCGGCAACGGCAGCCACTTCCATCACAGTCCCAGCGGCGGAGCCGTTCCGCCGGCGGTGTTGCACCACCATCTGCAGCACCACCTGAGCACCCTGGGCGGCCATCCGGTGGCGCTGCATCATGCGCTCCACACCTTTGGCCACCACCTGCATCCCGCCCACGGGGCCACCCATCCCGCCCTGCTGCAGCACGCCCTCACGCCCACcagccaacagcaacagcagcagcagcagcaacagttgcaggtgcaacagcaacaccagtCGCATCTCGAGCGTCTCAGTCCGCCGATGAAGAGCCCCGAGCGGAATGGCGGTGAGGAGCTGCAGCAGGGACTCAGcctgaacaacaacaacagcaaggcGCTCAATCACAACAACACCTGCGCCTCGGCggctgcagcagcggcagcggcggccgtGGCAGCGGCCAACctgagcaacaacagcaacgacAGCAACGGGAGCAGCGGAGGCGGTGGCAAGAGCACCACCGGATCCAACGGATTCACCAGCTTCTCCATCTCCAGCATCCTGAGTCGCAGCGAGCCGGCCAAGAAGAACGGCGCCGCCGGTCTGATAACTCCGATCCCCCAGTTGCCGCAGCCAGGAGCCGGCGGACCCCAGGATGCAGCCATGCTGTCCAG ACTGGGCTTCATCTCGCAGTGGGGAGCGTTGGCTGGTCGCTATGCCGCCCTCTGTCCGCCCGGATGGCCCTGGGCCCCCCAGCGACTGCCCTTCCACAGTCCCACTCATG ACAGTTCCTCCACGAACACAACCGAGAATCCGCCATCGCCCACTTCCATGAgcccaaacaacaacaacaacaacagcaacgccACTGCCAACTCGAACCAGGCCAGCAAATCGCCCTCGCACCACCCACTTCACCCCCTCTACCACCCCGCCCACAactcgcagcagcagcagcagcaacaacagcaacagcaacagcaacagcagcaacagcatccacagcagcagcaacagcatccACAACAGCATCCCCACCAGCCCACCAcgcccaccagcagcagcagcagcgggggCGGCAGCAGTCTCGCCCACCACCCACACTCGCATTTGGCCGGCTCACACGGCGGCTACTTGCTGCCCAGCAGCTCCAACGAGTCGGATGAGGAGGGCGAGGAGATCATCGAGGAGGACGATGGGACGGATGGACCCTCCGACAGCTCCTCGCCGCACGGCGATGGCAACTCGAAGCGCAAGAAGAAGACGAGGACCGTGTTCTCGCGCGCCCAGGTCTTTCAGCTGGAGTCGACCTTCGATCTGAAGCGCTATCTCAGCTCCTCGGAGCGGGCGGGTCTGGCCGCCTCGCTGCGGCTCACCGAGACGCAGGTGAAGATCTGGTTCCAGAACCGTCGCAATAAGTGGAAGCGCCAGCTGGCCGCCGAACTGGAGGCGGCCAACATGGCCAATATGGCGCATGCGGCCCAGAGATTGGTCCGAGTGCCGGTGCTCTACCACGACGGCACCACCGCCGGGTTCGTGcccccgccgccgccgcacCACCACCCCATGCAGTACTATGCGGCGGCACGCAACACCAGCCCACCGCGACCACCGCTCTCCTCGCTGGTATAG
- the Hmx gene encoding homeobox protein Hmx isoform X2, producing the protein MKSPERNGGEELQQGLSLNNNNSKALNHNNTCASAAAAAAAAAVAAANLSNNSNDSNGSSGGGGKSTTGSNGFTSFSISSILSRSEPAKKNGAAGLITPIPQLPQPGAGGPQDAAMLSRLGFISQWGALAGRYAALCPPGWPWAPQRLPFHSPTHDSSSTNTTENPPSPTSMSPNNNNNNSNATANSNQASKSPSHHPLHPLYHPAHNSQQQQQQQQQQQQQQQQQHPQQQQQHPQQHPHQPTTPTSSSSSGGGSSLAHHPHSHLAGSHGGYLLPSSSNESDEEGEEIIEEDDGTDGPSDSSSPHGDGNSKRKKKTRTVFSRAQVFQLESTFDLKRYLSSSERAGLAASLRLTETQVKIWFQNRRNKWKRQLAAELEAANMANMAHAAQRLVRVPVLYHDGTTAGFVPPPPPHHHPMQYYAAARNTSPPRPPLSSLV; encoded by the exons ATGAAGAGCCCCGAGCGGAATGGCGGTGAGGAGCTGCAGCAGGGACTCAGcctgaacaacaacaacagcaaggcGCTCAATCACAACAACACCTGCGCCTCGGCggctgcagcagcggcagcggcggccgtGGCAGCGGCCAACctgagcaacaacagcaacgacAGCAACGGGAGCAGCGGAGGCGGTGGCAAGAGCACCACCGGATCCAACGGATTCACCAGCTTCTCCATCTCCAGCATCCTGAGTCGCAGCGAGCCGGCCAAGAAGAACGGCGCCGCCGGTCTGATAACTCCGATCCCCCAGTTGCCGCAGCCAGGAGCCGGCGGACCCCAGGATGCAGCCATGCTGTCCAG ACTGGGCTTCATCTCGCAGTGGGGAGCGTTGGCTGGTCGCTATGCCGCCCTCTGTCCGCCCGGATGGCCCTGGGCCCCCCAGCGACTGCCCTTCCACAGTCCCACTCATG ACAGTTCCTCCACGAACACAACCGAGAATCCGCCATCGCCCACTTCCATGAgcccaaacaacaacaacaacaacagcaacgccACTGCCAACTCGAACCAGGCCAGCAAATCGCCCTCGCACCACCCACTTCACCCCCTCTACCACCCCGCCCACAactcgcagcagcagcagcagcaacaacagcaacagcaacagcaacagcagcaacagcatccacagcagcagcaacagcatccACAACAGCATCCCCACCAGCCCACCAcgcccaccagcagcagcagcagcgggggCGGCAGCAGTCTCGCCCACCACCCACACTCGCATTTGGCCGGCTCACACGGCGGCTACTTGCTGCCCAGCAGCTCCAACGAGTCGGATGAGGAGGGCGAGGAGATCATCGAGGAGGACGATGGGACGGATGGACCCTCCGACAGCTCCTCGCCGCACGGCGATGGCAACTCGAAGCGCAAGAAGAAGACGAGGACCGTGTTCTCGCGCGCCCAGGTCTTTCAGCTGGAGTCGACCTTCGATCTGAAGCGCTATCTCAGCTCCTCGGAGCGGGCGGGTCTGGCCGCCTCGCTGCGGCTCACCGAGACGCAGGTGAAGATCTGGTTCCAGAACCGTCGCAATAAGTGGAAGCGCCAGCTGGCCGCCGAACTGGAGGCGGCCAACATGGCCAATATGGCGCATGCGGCCCAGAGATTGGTCCGAGTGCCGGTGCTCTACCACGACGGCACCACCGCCGGGTTCGTGcccccgccgccgccgcacCACCACCCCATGCAGTACTATGCGGCGGCACGCAACACCAGCCCACCGCGACCACCGCTCTCCTCGCTGGTATAG
- the LOC138913610 gene encoding uncharacterized protein: MSLLKPPNPVGHPPPHPPPQQMQRLPFLGSCEPLAEAEMDSDSEQERPNLHDDEDAAIDVEADEEQESESTASKGSLSCLESKENPGQHKELAAPGADKTANQKAY, from the coding sequence ATGTCGCTGCTGAAGCCGCCCAATCCCGTGGGACACCCTCCGCCGCATCCGCCGCCGCAGCAGATGCAACGGCTGCCCTTCCTGGGCAGCTGCGAGCCCCTGGCGGAGGCGGAAATGGACTCCGACTCGGAGCAGGAGCGCCCGAATCTGCACGACGACGAGGACGCCGCCATCGATGTGGAGGCGGATGAGGAGCAGGAATCCGAATCGACAGCCTCCAAGGGCAGTCTCAGTTGCCTGGAAAGCAAGGAGAATCCCGGCCAGCACAAGGAGCTCGCTGCTCCTGGCGCGGACAAGACCGCCAACCAGAAGGCCTACTGA